The Quercus lobata isolate SW786 chromosome 4, ValleyOak3.0 Primary Assembly, whole genome shotgun sequence genome segment CAGATGGGTCATCATTCAATGATGAGTACACCATCCAAGCATGGTCTAATTTACGTTTTGGACGAACTACAACGGATCCAGGGACTTCGGCATCACGACATGTGACAAGCCCATCGCTCTTCTCACCATACCTGATTTGCAGCAGCTGGGCGCATGCAGCCATTACAGCACCAAGGGGAATTACCACTGCAAGTTTTGTAGGTTGATCACTTGCAGATAGGGGAGAAACTGCAGGTAGTTCAGCATGTGCAACATGAGATAATGTGGCTAAAGCAGTAGAAGAAATGCCAGCTTCTGTGTGGAAGGAAACCACAGGGAGTTCTCTTGGCAATTGGTGTTTCATCAAAAATTCTCTCCTCTTCTCATAAGTTAAATCTTCCAAAGCTTGCAAATCACCCTTCACAACAGCAGATAATACGTTAAAATGTTTTTGACATATTTACTGAGACAAATAGTTCTTCAAAGAGTGACTCATAAATCATACTTATGACGTATTAATCCAAAATACCATAAATAAATGCCATCATTTCTTACTATACACAACCCATGGCAGAACTATCTGAAAAGTGAATCAGACTCAAGCCTAGACTTAAAAATTCAACAAAGCCACAGCCCCACTGTTTGGAGTCAGCAACACATCATTTCTTACAATGCTATTCTACCAACCTAGCAATTCaagcaataatttcaaaaagttcaagtgaaaattatattcaaaatgaGCCACAACCATGAGAAACATCACTAGATGGATTCTAATTTAGAAGAACATACATTTCTTATACAAGCATAAAAGCAATGATCCAGTATGCATTTCTATAAGagagatagaaaaagaaagagaacaaataaaacatGCAGTACTTAATTAATAGCCcaacaaaatttattatctAGTGTTATGTAGTGcatgtgaaatacaaaaaaataattcttgcATTAGTTTACAAgttcaaatatgagaaaaaacaTTAGCCAAGGAACAATCCCCTACCCCACAAAGAAAGACAAGCAagtacaacaacaaaatcaggcacataaagaaaacatagagaaaaaaaaaacaataacacaCCTTAATCACTTGACAGATCAGAATCTCCATGAGTTTCCGTACATTGACATAATCACCAAGCTGTCCTTCTCGCAAGATATCTGAAGGTATGGGGCTACCACCATATGGACTCTGTGCTAATGCCAATCCAGCAACCTTATCTTTCAAATCAGGCCAATACAATGATAAGGCAGCTGCTGCATCTACTCCGCCTTTGCTATGTCCAAGAAGCAAAACACGTTTCCTAGAACCCCAATAGATTTCCTCAATGTACTCCTTTATCTCTCTGGCATTTTTCTCAACGGAAGCCTGATTAGTAATTACTCAGTATTTAGTAAAGAATTCAAGTAAAATTTAATGTGCAGGCATGTCAGACATAATCAAATACCTCGCTGTGAATCTTGGCAATATGACAGGCCAAACCCATCTTGGAGAATCTCATTTTTGTATTAACAAAATAAAGTGGTCCATGGTTGCTGAATAGACCTGCCAATTGCAAAATTAGCCAAACCTGATCAACAGAAAACTACTACCAAAGTTCCAAAAGCTCTAAAGTGCCAACCAACATATTACGAAACTAAAATCAGAGGATGTCATAACAGAATTCCCCCTAACATTCATATCATACAGGGGTTGAAATCAGGGTTTGAAACGAAACTTCCTGTTCACTATGCATCTGAGCTACTCTAACTGCATTATGTAACTTTCAGTAGTTTCAGAATTTCACTATTGACCCTAGATGTTTCCGTTGAAAACACTAGGAGGtgccaattgagttacaaggctctCAGCTTTCATCTAATCCTTACAATTATTAAGGATACTATTGCCATTTTTAAGATAACAATTGCAAATGGTACCTGGAACAAGTAAGTACACCATTGAGTTTGGCAACTTATGAAGACCATGCCTGACACAGGGAGAAACAACTGATTTAAAAACAGTGAAAACATGCAAGGCAAATGTAGGCATATGAGAATTGAAAGAAGAATACTCTACCGGATATTGTCAAGAATTTCCGTGAACCTTTCAGTTCCATCTTCAACTGGTGGCATTCCTGAAGCACGTTGTAGCCATCCTATATCATCTGCAGACCCACGAACAGTTCGACGAGCCCGGTCAATAAGGCTGAAAGAAAGCATCACCATTATTGATTAAGCAACATCAAACAGACTTACTAAGGTTTCTGATCCATGTGCAAGGTAATATCACTGGGAATGAATAAGAGATAATACAAGGAACTAAATAATCTTCCACTATCTACTTGATATCACAAGCAGAGAgaagggagggggggggggggggtggggggggaggGGGATGACTATTCAACTTAAGACGAACTTCTTTTACACTCCCTTTGTTTCAATTGTACATTTTCAGCATTTTCAggtgtttgttttgttgtaaaaCCTTGGTCAAAGCTGAAAATACACTGAAGAAAACttgtaaaatactttaccaagTTCTTTTCGTAAAACATTTTCCTCAACTGGCATCGCTCACCCACACTTGTTTGTCTCGCACAAACCCCCCACCCCACCCTACCAaaccctcttctctctctcaccacCTCTCCCATATCTCTTTCCTCATGTCGCCAATGAAAGATCTGCACACCACTAACGCTATCAACCATAGATCTGTATGCCTCCTTTGTCCCTTATTTCTGTCCTCACGCTGCTTCAACCTCCCTTCTCTCTTTCCTCACGTCAACTCCGATCTGGTTTGTGCTGCCTAGATGCTTAAGTGAATCTGGGTTGATGCCGCCTTGACACTGACGCTGATCTGGTTCCTGATTTGAGTTTTTCATGCTTCCTGATCTGGGTTCGCAAtgaatatctctctctctctctcggcttCCTGATCTGGGTTTTGGGGTGGTCAGTGGCATGGATTTGCTCGAGTTTGTGTCGATATGGTGGTTTGTGCTAAGATTTCGTGGGTTGTGAGATCacaattatttctttttcatttcacgATGAAACAAGCACCGAAAATGATTTTCTAAGCATTTTAGAAACACCCCCCccaaacactaaaaaagaaattgttttcagtTGAAACaattttacatttgaaaacattttataatGAAACAAACGGAGCATTAGTTTAAAACGATTTCCCAACTACCCATGAAGTCAACCTTCACTCAAAAGAAGGTCATCAGGATTCAGCATAAAAAACAAATGCCAGAAATTGATCCAGAACCAATTAAGTAGATTGCTACCAataaatgaagtaaaaaaaacatGTTCAAGAGTATAAAACTTTTTTGGGATGAAGAATTACTTCTTTTAAGTTCACAATACATTAAAACAGGTCTATTCAATATTTACAATCACATTATAAATTGATACCTTTTAAACATGGAAATTCCAATTCCTCCAGTAGGATTAGATTCTTCACGTGCGCTAGCATCTTCGGATGCCACTCTAGTAGATGTCCTAGTTATTTCACCATTTATGGGAGCAGCAGTTGCAGTATTAGATGATTCAGCATGCGTTGTTGGATGGCTTCCACTTGAAGACGGGAGATCACAAATAGAAGCCACATATCCCCTAGGTTGTCCACAAGAAAACGTTTCTAACTCCTGTGCATGTACAATGGGATTCCTAGAATCTCTAGAGGGTTCTActgcaaaaataacaaaagtatGCAATTGAATAAATCCAAAATTCAATGCTTAGAAATTAGAATAACTAAGTAAAACAACTAAGTATCACATCATTGCAACAGCTGATagctaaaaaggaaaaattactaTCAGACAACTACAGGGCATGAACACAGCAACAAATATGATGCACTTTAAATACTGAACACAGATGAGGTAAAGACATTGTTCAAAGGATTggttccattaaattttttattttattgaaccttaaattcatattcaaatccgACATTATCCATCATAGAAATATTCAAGGAAGATGCCTCTGAAAAAATAAGACTTGGATTGCCTCTATTGACAAAAATTTCCTTTTGAGgtttataaaatagaaatgCATAAGCTTTTACACACACATTTATCCTAGAAATAGAAAATTGCAGTGACAAGAGAGGAACAAGAGCTTCCAATCCTGAAAACAACATGACAAACTGAGTGAAGATGACAAGATGGGTGACAATTGGAGAAAATGATAATCAAAGGAGGAAGGAAGCTTACCAGAATTATCAGAGAAACAACCAGTAAATATAGAAGTTGTTTGTGCTATATAAGATGCAGCTTCATTTAGTGTTGGTACAGAGGTAAATAACTGAGGAATGAGCCCATTACTTGTCAACCCATCATTTGATGCCTGAAAAAATggaaattgttataaaaatatttatcaattgTAAACTTACCTAATCATCATTGAATAAAGGGAGATATTTATATCAATGTATGAGCATGATAGATAGAAACATATTACTACAAtggaatacttttttttatgtttaccaAAACATACAAAACAACAACAGGAGCAACTGTCAGAGCCATACATCTCTAGAATGGCCATATCTTCTTAAAGAGGTGCAACAAACGAAGAACTAACATCAACTCCCAAGATTAGAGCAGATTTTCCAACACCAAAGATAGCCAACCTTCAGGAGGGATCCAAAATGGAATAGACAATAAAGGCTTTAAGTAAAACCCCACAGGTTCCGCATTTAAGCAAAAATTTGTTGAACTATAGGTTCAAACTGGGTTTATAGTAAACCAAGCTTGCAAAATCACTCACACCCTCATCGATTTTTCTACAAACTAATAATATTctttatatcatatttttaaacaaattctcAGACAAAACCAGTTGAGTGAAAGATCGACGACTTCCCAACACATATAGTAGCCTCAAAAGTCACCCCCTCTAATCACAACACGATTTCCCTACTACTACCAGCCTCAGCCGCATCACATTCTCTATTCTTCAGCAAATACTAGCTACATTTTTAAACATCGAAATCATGCATTAAACAATCAATATAGGTTTCACTACATTCAAATATCGAACTTCAtgcaccattcaagaaagcacaACAAACTGACAAACTAACAAAGTTAACCTTGACGACTTATCCCACGAAACAAAATGACATTCAACAagtcaacaacaacaaaacatcAGCCCCAAAATTTGGGAGTTGGCTATGAATCCACAACATACTAATCAAGATCTTCCACATGTATTCTTCTCTTCAATTCTATctcattctctatttttcagcaaaaattaGCTACATTTTAAACATCGAAAATTAAGCATTAAATAATCCGTATGGGTTTTACTACGTTCAAATATCGAACTTTGTGCACTATTAAGGAAAGCACAACAAAACTAACAAAGTTAACCTCGCCGACTTATCCCACAAACGAAATGATGTTCAACAagttaacaacaacaacaacaaaacatcAATCCCAAAATTTGGGATTCGGCTATGAATTCTCAACAGACTAATCTTCCACATGTCAAATACTAGCTACATTTTTAAACGCCTTCATCCACAAAGATTGGAAAACAAGAAACTATGCATTAAACAATCCAAATACGTTTCACTACATTCAAATATCAACAAAATTGACAAAATGACATTCAACAAAATTGACAAACTAACAAAACCTCGACTTATCCCACGAAACAAAATGACATTCAACAagtcaacaacaacaacaaaacatcAGTCCCAAAATTTGGGAGTTGGCTACAAATCCTCAACAGACCAATTGAGATCTTCCACACGTCAAAATATAAGCTACATTTTTTAAACACCTTCATCCATGAAGATTGGAAAACAAGAAACTATGCATTAAACAATCCAAATACATTTTACTACATTCAGATATCAAACTTCGTGCACTATTCAAGAAAGCACAACAAATTGACGAACTAACAAAGTTAACCTTGACGACTTATCccacaaaacaaaatgacattCAACAagtcaacaacaacaaaaaatcagtCCCAAAATTTGGGAGTTGGCTACAAATCCTCAACAGACTAATCGAGATCTTCCACACGTCAAAATATAAGCTACATTTTTTTAACACCTTCATCCATGAAGATTGGAAAACAAGAAACTATGCATTAAACAATCCAAATACGTTTTACTACAATTCAGATATCGAACTTCGTGCACTGTTCAGGAAAAGCACAACAAAATTGACAAACTAACAAAACCACTACTTATCCCATGAACAAAATGACATTCAACAagtcaacaacaacaacaacaacaaaaactcaGTCCTAAAATTCTAGAGTCCGCTATGAATCCTCAACAGACTAATCAAGATCTTCCACATGTCAACTATTCCTAATTAAACCAaagcaacatttttttatatagcaaggaatttaaattccaattatttctcaaaaaaaaaaaaaaaaaaaaaaaaaagaatccacctccaaaatccaaaaaaaaaaaaaaaaaatcatgaacgAAAATTCAAGACGGTGGTATATATACTCACACCAAACGGCGCGTTTGGCTCACCACGTTTACCATTGCTAGGTTCCTCCATTGAAGCcgattttctctttttcaatcAAATCGCATAgcaaaaacaatatatttacattaaaaaaaaagattgtgtgttaaaaaaaaaaaatatatatatatatataaataaatataaaaatttgaagaatatatatatatagaaagttgtgttattagttattacctGAGGTAGAGTTATCCACTTTCGCAtcagagagaaattttttttataaaaaaaaatgagacaattTCTAGAAACAGCTTGGTccaattgaataaaatttaattattttaaggggGGGTTTTGGATTTGActcatttgagagagagaatcgtttctttttctttcatggagAGTTTCTTAACGGCAAACCGATGCAATGTCAAAACCCAAACGTTGATTCGTCTTTTGGGCCTGAAGCCCAGttttggttaaataattaataacgGTTGGTATTGTTTCGTGGGCCGACCGTTgggttcatgattttttttttttttttttttttttttgttgacaaGATTGGGTTCATGTCTCAACAATATACTATTAgagttttataaaataaaaaataaaaacaatatactATAGAGgatggttttaaaaatcagaATTGGGTCGGTTTTTACTAGGCCGGTTTAGAATTTGGTTCTCGGTTGATCGGACGGTTCagtccaatttttaaaacaatgctatagatttattaagttttataattttttttttcacaatatgttgatattacttttattatacaataaTCAAAACATGTTATCTTagtagttgtgaaaaatattgtaaaattattgtgttttttaaacTTATTGAACTTTTATTGAGGTATAAAGGAAATGACAATGATTTTCAACGTTTACTAAAAtgctaatttttaaaaaaaaatttaagctttgTTAGAAATATAAGAATTACAACGATTCCTAAGACTATGCACCAAATAATTGTTTTCTAGCATTTGTTGTTCAGAAAGCACTTGAGATTGTTGCTGCACTCGAAGATCCAGAATGTAGCACACTGTCCCATAAGCTCACTTATGTTGAATATATAATTCTATCAATTACCTCTTCTAGGAGAAAATATAGATATCTGCAAAAATCTTGCATCTTCACATACTTTTTGATTTTCAATAATTCAACTAAACAATGTGTATGGGTGACAAAAACATAGGGATGAGAGGAAAATGGCTAGCTATCGTCAGTCAGAATACTCAGTCAAGCTTAAACCCACATGCAGAGAAATGGAAACCAACAATGTCGGTAGGGCTGTTTCAACACATTTTGTGGCCTAATACGACAATTTAAAGTaggaaattttataaaaaaattattagtttattcTAATATCCCAATGGTAGTACTCGTTGAACTCTAAAAGCCATCAAGttgatatttgtttttctaAACAACTTTAGCTCAATTGAATTGGTTTCATCGTATTATTACCACTATGATCATgctaaaataatgaaatataattATGTTATTGGCATGTTAAATGCCTTTCATTCAAAATATGGTCATATttctatgtttttattttatttttatatgtatagagtattttaaataaaaaataatttttttaaatacttgtaaATTTTTAAGGATGTCATTTCTAGTGAATACCTCAATTCAGTTTTAAATAGATTCTTTCAAATCTCACCCAAATTCATGGTCCACAAAAATAGGCCTAGTCTATACATTTTGGGGCtatgaaaatgtaaaatatattattacttaATATTATACGTGATACATGAactattttcatatatttataaacGTATTTTAAAACTTGTAGTTCTAAAAATATCGAAATAATCATTATTagaataaatatcatatttagaTGGTTACTATCTCTTTTGGCAATGTTTGACTTTAGTTATTAAACAATAGGTCCctattattccaaaaaaaaaaaaaccctagtttggaaaaaaactcttcaaatttctcatatatctcttttttgattgtgaattttgaaaatctaaccgttaaatttcatgttctttatgctcttagCATGTGTAGGGACAAAGGCTTAAAATCATGTAGTGGGCTTTGGGCT includes the following:
- the LOC115987779 gene encoding uncharacterized protein LOC115987779 isoform X2, with product MRKWITLPQRKSASMEEPSNGKRGEPNAPFGASNDGLTSNGLIPQLFTSVPTLNEAASYIAQTTSIFTGCFSDNSVEPSRDSRNPIVHAQELETFSCGQPRGYVASICDLPSSSGSHPTTHAESSNTATAAPINGEITRTSTRVASEDASAREESNPTGGIGISMFKSLIDRARRTVRGSADDIGWLQRASGMPPVEDGTERFTEILDNIRHGLHKLPNSMVYLLVPGLFSNHGPLYFVNTKMRFSKMGLACHIAKIHSEASVEKNAREIKEYIEEIYWGSRKRVLLLGHSKGGVDAAAALSLYWPDLKDKVAGLALAQSPYGGSPIPSDILREGQLGDYVNVRKLMEILICQVIKGDLQALEDLTYEKRREFLMKHQLPRELPVVSFHTEAGISSTALATLSHVAHAELPAVSPLSASDQPTKLAVVIPLGAVMAACAQLLQIRYGEKSDGLVTCRDAEVPGSVVVRPKRKLDHAWMVYSSLNDDPSEADASQVCEALMTLVVEVGQQRRHELAMKDE
- the LOC115987779 gene encoding uncharacterized protein LOC115987779 isoform X1; this encodes MRKWITLPQKKRKSASMEEPSNGKRGEPNAPFGASNDGLTSNGLIPQLFTSVPTLNEAASYIAQTTSIFTGCFSDNSVEPSRDSRNPIVHAQELETFSCGQPRGYVASICDLPSSSGSHPTTHAESSNTATAAPINGEITRTSTRVASEDASAREESNPTGGIGISMFKSLIDRARRTVRGSADDIGWLQRASGMPPVEDGTERFTEILDNIRHGLHKLPNSMVYLLVPGLFSNHGPLYFVNTKMRFSKMGLACHIAKIHSEASVEKNAREIKEYIEEIYWGSRKRVLLLGHSKGGVDAAAALSLYWPDLKDKVAGLALAQSPYGGSPIPSDILREGQLGDYVNVRKLMEILICQVIKGDLQALEDLTYEKRREFLMKHQLPRELPVVSFHTEAGISSTALATLSHVAHAELPAVSPLSASDQPTKLAVVIPLGAVMAACAQLLQIRYGEKSDGLVTCRDAEVPGSVVVRPKRKLDHAWMVYSSLNDDPSEADASQVCEALMTLVVEVGQQRRHELAMKDE
- the LOC115987779 gene encoding uncharacterized protein LOC115987779 isoform X3, producing the protein MRKWITLPQASNDGLTSNGLIPQLFTSVPTLNEAASYIAQTTSIFTGCFSDNSVEPSRDSRNPIVHAQELETFSCGQPRGYVASICDLPSSSGSHPTTHAESSNTATAAPINGEITRTSTRVASEDASAREESNPTGGIGISMFKSLIDRARRTVRGSADDIGWLQRASGMPPVEDGTERFTEILDNIRHGLHKLPNSMVYLLVPGLFSNHGPLYFVNTKMRFSKMGLACHIAKIHSEASVEKNAREIKEYIEEIYWGSRKRVLLLGHSKGGVDAAAALSLYWPDLKDKVAGLALAQSPYGGSPIPSDILREGQLGDYVNVRKLMEILICQVIKGDLQALEDLTYEKRREFLMKHQLPRELPVVSFHTEAGISSTALATLSHVAHAELPAVSPLSASDQPTKLAVVIPLGAVMAACAQLLQIRYGEKSDGLVTCRDAEVPGSVVVRPKRKLDHAWMVYSSLNDDPSEADASQVCEALMTLVVEVGQQRRHELAMKDE